A genomic stretch from Chitinophaga lutea includes:
- a CDS encoding S66 peptidase family protein — MIKIPPYLKKGDLIGITCPSSKMELSAAEYAAGVIESWGFRVHLGITVGTSFHNFSAPDELRLEELQDMMDHPDIKAIIFGRGGYGMICILDRIDFSRFRKHPKWLCGYSDITALHAHLQQRHKIASIHSTMCSGITKATAENVYVGSLRDALLGKRSSYSCNTHPMNRNGKTKGALVGGNLSLLANISGSRSQINTKGKILVLEDIGEYRYNVDRMMYNLKRAGWLDDLAGLIVGSFTDERETDTPFGQNEYEIIRNLVQEYDYPVTYGFPVGHQEQNYALKLGMPHELKVSDKGVSLIELK, encoded by the coding sequence ATGATCAAAATTCCGCCGTACCTGAAAAAAGGCGACCTGATAGGCATCACCTGCCCCAGCAGTAAAATGGAACTCAGCGCGGCCGAGTATGCGGCCGGTGTAATCGAATCGTGGGGTTTCCGGGTGCACCTGGGCATTACGGTGGGTACCAGTTTTCACAACTTTTCCGCCCCGGACGAGCTGCGGCTGGAGGAATTGCAGGATATGATGGACCACCCGGACATCAAGGCCATCATTTTCGGCCGCGGGGGCTACGGGATGATCTGTATCCTCGACCGTATCGATTTCAGCCGTTTCCGCAAGCACCCCAAATGGCTGTGCGGCTACAGCGACATCACCGCACTGCACGCCCATCTGCAGCAGCGGCATAAAATCGCCAGCATCCACTCCACCATGTGCAGCGGCATCACCAAAGCCACGGCGGAAAACGTGTATGTGGGCAGCCTCCGCGACGCACTGCTGGGCAAACGCAGCAGCTATAGCTGTAACACCCATCCCATGAACCGCAACGGCAAAACGAAAGGCGCCCTGGTAGGCGGCAACCTCTCCCTGCTGGCCAACATATCGGGCTCCCGCTCGCAGATCAATACGAAGGGCAAAATCCTCGTGCTGGAAGATATCGGGGAGTACCGGTACAATGTGGACCGGATGATGTACAACCTCAAACGCGCCGGCTGGCTTGACGATCTGGCGGGCCTCATTGTAGGCTCGTTCACGGATGAGCGCGAAACCGACACGCCCTTCGGCCAGAACGAATATGAGATCATCCGCAACCTCGTGCAGGAATACGATTACCCGGTCACCTATGGTTTCCCCGTGGGGCACCAGGAGCAGAACTACGCCCTCAAACTGGGCATGCCGCACGAACTGAAGGTGAGCGATAAGGGTGTGAGCCTGATAGAATTGAAATAA
- a CDS encoding YqgE/AlgH family protein, whose product MDTLAPGILLIADPFLKDPNFARTVVLLCEHQEEGSFGFVVNRQFEQKLDELIPAVLTPNIPVFFGGPVQMDTIHFIHQLPDLIEGGSEVFPGIYWGGDFAAVVELINAGVLDLQKIKFFIGYSGWSSGQLEGELTEKSWIISSINPPVLFSGDEQEIWKQSLQDKGTNFAMMANFPIDPSLN is encoded by the coding sequence ATGGATACATTGGCGCCAGGAATATTGCTGATAGCGGACCCTTTTCTGAAAGATCCGAATTTCGCCCGGACGGTCGTCCTGCTGTGCGAACACCAGGAAGAAGGCAGTTTCGGTTTCGTGGTGAACCGGCAGTTTGAACAGAAACTGGACGAGCTCATCCCCGCAGTGCTCACCCCCAACATCCCCGTATTTTTCGGCGGTCCCGTACAGATGGACACCATACATTTCATTCACCAGCTGCCCGACCTCATCGAGGGCGGTTCCGAAGTATTCCCGGGTATTTACTGGGGCGGCGATTTCGCGGCCGTGGTGGAACTGATCAACGCCGGCGTGCTCGACCTGCAGAAGATCAAGTTCTTCATCGGCTACTCCGGCTGGAGCAGCGGCCAGCTAGAAGGGGAACTGACGGAAAAGAGCTGGATCATTTCCAGCATCAACCCGCCCGTCCTCTTTTCCGGCGACGAGCAGGAGATCTGGAAGCAGTCCCTCCAGGATAAAGGCACCAACTTCGCCATGATGGCCAATTTCCCCATCGACCCTTCCCTCAACTGA
- a CDS encoding alpha/beta hydrolase: protein MSPTIIYIIAGYLLLLLLVYFIQERFIFKPEKLRADFVFRYDQPFSELFFEPAPGVRINGLHFTVAEPKGILLYFHGNTRSIKGWGKFARDFTRYGYEVVMIDYRGFGKSTGKRSESQLMHDAQFVYDSLTAVHPENHILVYGRSIGSGFAAKLASDNHPRYLILDAPYYSFARVVKRFLPILPLRWVLRYHLRTDLWIRKVQCHTYILHGTKDRLIPIRHSEHLQALNPRRITLIRITGGRHNNLPSFPEYHAFIRDILQE, encoded by the coding sequence ATGTCCCCAACGATCATATACATCATTGCCGGTTACCTCTTGCTGCTGCTCCTGGTGTATTTTATCCAGGAACGGTTCATTTTCAAGCCGGAGAAGCTGCGGGCGGATTTTGTGTTCCGGTACGACCAGCCTTTCAGCGAACTGTTCTTCGAACCGGCGCCGGGCGTGCGCATCAACGGCCTTCATTTTACGGTGGCGGAGCCCAAGGGCATTTTGCTGTATTTCCACGGCAATACCCGCAGCATCAAGGGCTGGGGCAAGTTCGCCAGGGACTTTACCCGCTACGGCTACGAGGTGGTGATGATCGACTACCGCGGTTTCGGGAAAAGCACGGGCAAACGCAGCGAGTCGCAGCTCATGCACGACGCGCAGTTCGTGTACGACTCCCTCACCGCCGTGCACCCGGAAAACCATATACTCGTGTACGGCCGCAGCATCGGCAGCGGGTTCGCCGCCAAACTGGCCAGCGACAATCATCCCCGCTACCTGATACTGGACGCGCCGTATTACAGTTTTGCCCGCGTGGTGAAACGTTTTTTGCCTATTTTACCGCTGCGCTGGGTGCTGCGCTATCACCTGCGGACGGATTTGTGGATCAGGAAAGTGCAATGCCATACGTACATCCTGCACGGCACCAAAGACCGGCTTATCCCCATCCGGCACAGCGAACATTTGCAGGCGCTCAATCCGCGGAGGATCACACTCATCCGCATCACGGGCGGCAGGCATAACAACCTGCCATCCTTTCCGGAATATCATGCATTCATCAGGGACATCCTGCAGGAATAA
- the atpC gene encoding ATP synthase F1 subunit epsilon: MLLEILTPERKLYSGDVYGVQLPGVDGSFEILDRHAPLIAALGKGKMKVLKDKAHMEHYTIEGGFVEVLNNKATVLVEGAAVV; the protein is encoded by the coding sequence ATGTTATTGGAAATATTGACACCGGAAAGAAAGCTTTACTCAGGCGACGTTTATGGCGTACAGCTGCCGGGTGTGGACGGTTCCTTCGAGATACTGGACCGCCACGCACCCCTGATCGCCGCCCTGGGCAAAGGCAAGATGAAGGTGCTGAAAGATAAGGCCCATATGGAACACTACACCATCGAAGGTGGTTTCGTGGAGGTGCTGAACAACAAGGCCACCGTGCTGGTAGAAGGCGCAGCCGTTGTTTAA
- a CDS encoding alpha/beta hydrolase: protein MEPKSKTLKYVKKIAIWAIALYFTAGIVLYFVQDKLIFHPEVLPANYQYKFDIPFQELLIPVNKKVKLSAVLFKAERPRGMVLYFHGNSSNINRYAKVAPDFTRHGYDVLMMDYREFGKSTGRLTEAAMYEDALLMYKVARTRFAPWQIVIYGKSLGTGIAAQLASVRDCKRLLLETPYYSLSDVASEAAPIYPYSLLLEFNLPTNEYLPKVSAPVTIFHGTKDETVPYASGKKLDTLLKKGDEFVTIKGGKHNNLREYPHYREKLDSLLAQ from the coding sequence ATGGAACCGAAAAGCAAGACGCTGAAATATGTGAAGAAAATCGCCATCTGGGCCATCGCGCTGTATTTTACCGCGGGTATCGTGCTGTATTTCGTGCAGGATAAACTGATTTTCCACCCGGAGGTGCTGCCGGCCAACTACCAGTACAAATTCGACATCCCTTTCCAGGAGCTGCTCATTCCCGTCAATAAAAAAGTAAAACTGAGCGCCGTGCTGTTCAAGGCCGAGCGCCCGCGCGGCATGGTGCTGTACTTTCACGGCAACTCCAGCAATATCAACCGATACGCCAAAGTGGCGCCTGATTTTACCAGGCACGGCTACGATGTGCTGATGATGGATTACCGGGAGTTCGGCAAAAGCACCGGGCGGCTCACGGAAGCCGCCATGTACGAAGATGCGCTGCTGATGTACAAAGTGGCGCGCACGCGGTTCGCGCCATGGCAGATCGTGATTTACGGGAAGTCGCTCGGAACGGGCATCGCCGCCCAACTGGCCTCCGTGCGGGATTGCAAGCGCCTGCTGCTGGAAACGCCCTACTACAGCCTGAGCGACGTGGCCTCCGAAGCCGCGCCCATCTACCCGTACAGCCTGCTGCTCGAGTTCAATCTGCCCACCAACGAATACCTTCCCAAAGTTTCCGCCCCGGTCACGATTTTTCACGGCACCAAAGACGAAACGGTGCCCTATGCATCCGGGAAAAAACTGGATACGCTGCTCAAAAAAGGCGATGAGTTTGTGACCATCAAGGGCGGGAAGCACAATAACCTCCGCGAATACCCGCATTACCGGGAAAAGCTCGATTCCCTGCTGGCGCAATGA
- a CDS encoding HesA/MoeB/ThiF family protein has product MLSEKELERYKHPIAVPGMGAGLQETLKNARILVIGAGGLGSPLIQYLSAAGVGVIGIADYGVILEEDLHRQPLFNMQDLRKHKAKMAASRLFSLNPWNKHYPFLLQVRPDNAVQVISGFDLVIDCSQHRATHLVVSDACLLQDKPFITGEVHNWVAWWGGFNMLLDNGSRSGSYRCNELQVDEFRNFDAGAMGATHGATALLMVNEVIKYLAGVPGLAGKMHSFNYLHQQFEKTELALDATGVAAVKERGLLTADEYGLEVVPDVED; this is encoded by the coding sequence ATGCTCTCAGAAAAAGAACTGGAACGATATAAACACCCCATCGCCGTGCCGGGCATGGGCGCCGGCCTGCAGGAAACGCTGAAGAACGCGCGCATCCTCGTGATCGGCGCGGGCGGGCTGGGCAGTCCCCTCATCCAATACCTCAGCGCCGCCGGAGTAGGGGTGATCGGCATCGCGGACTACGGTGTGATACTGGAAGAAGACCTCCACCGCCAGCCGCTTTTCAACATGCAGGACCTGCGCAAGCATAAAGCCAAAATGGCCGCCAGCCGGCTGTTTTCCCTCAATCCGTGGAACAAGCATTACCCGTTCCTGTTACAGGTACGGCCCGATAATGCGGTGCAGGTCATCAGCGGGTTCGACCTCGTGATAGACTGCTCGCAGCACCGCGCCACGCACCTGGTGGTGAGCGATGCCTGCCTGCTGCAGGACAAACCTTTCATCACCGGTGAAGTGCATAACTGGGTAGCCTGGTGGGGCGGTTTCAACATGCTGCTCGACAATGGCAGCCGCTCCGGTTCGTACCGCTGCAACGAATTGCAGGTGGACGAGTTCCGGAACTTCGACGCCGGCGCCATGGGCGCCACGCATGGCGCTACGGCCCTGCTGATGGTGAACGAAGTGATCAAATACCTGGCCGGTGTGCCGGGCCTCGCGGGAAAAATGCACTCGTTCAACTACCTGCACCAGCAGTTCGAAAAAACGGAACTGGCGCTGGATGCCACGGGCGTGGCGGCCGTAAAGGAACGCGGCCTGCTCACGGCAGACGAGTACGGGCTTGAAGTGGTGCCCGACGTGGAAGACTAA
- the metG gene encoding methionine--tRNA ligase, giving the protein MKQFNRYLVTAALPYANGPVHIGHLAGCYLPSDIYVRYLRARKTDVKFVCGTDEHGVPITIKAMQEGVNPQDVVDKYYKIIKESFDTMGISFDIFSRTSRQIHHQTAADFFKKLYDDGVFEEKESEQYFDEVKQVFLADRYIIGTCPKCGNDKAYGDQCERCGSSLSPDELINPRSALSDAVPVKRTTKHWYMPLQNYEPWLKQYIIEDHKEWKNNVYGQCKSWLDNGLQSRAMTRDSNWGIKVPLKDAEGKVLYVWFDAPIGYISATKELTDQWADYWCKDDTRLIHFIGKDNIVFHCIIFPAMLKAHGGFVVPDNVPANEFLNIEGEKVSTSRNWAVWVHDYVKDFPDQQDVLRYVLCSTAPETKDNDFTWKDFQDRNNNELVAIFGNFVNRTMVLMHKLCGGKVPPMHAAAKDAADDAIFAMLQEAKVKIAESIENFRFRDALSEVMNVAREGNRYLQEKQPWILAKTPELQAQNQQVIDNCLHVCLQLTANLAIFINPFLPFTAQKICHMLKVVDRMLEWENAGSMKLVSVGYSLRAPELLFKKVEDEQVKAQVDKLHAGLKQSAAAQQAAATPAAPVKEKKAEIQYDDFAKLELRVGTITQAEKVEKADKLLKLTVDLGDEQRTVVSGIAMHYAPDVIVGKQVTLVANLAPRKMRGIESQGMILMAEDKDGRLVFVNPSEAVAPGSGVS; this is encoded by the coding sequence ATGAAGCAATTTAACAGATATCTGGTAACCGCGGCGCTTCCCTATGCAAACGGTCCCGTGCACATCGGCCACCTGGCCGGGTGCTACCTGCCTTCGGATATTTACGTACGGTATCTGAGAGCCCGGAAAACAGATGTAAAATTTGTATGCGGTACGGACGAACACGGCGTTCCCATCACCATCAAGGCGATGCAGGAAGGCGTGAACCCGCAGGACGTGGTAGACAAATATTACAAGATCATCAAAGAGAGCTTCGATACCATGGGCATCTCTTTCGACATATTTTCACGCACCTCGCGCCAGATCCATCATCAGACGGCTGCCGACTTCTTTAAAAAACTCTACGACGACGGGGTTTTCGAAGAGAAGGAGTCCGAACAATATTTCGATGAAGTGAAACAGGTGTTCCTGGCCGACCGCTACATCATCGGTACCTGCCCCAAATGCGGGAACGATAAAGCTTATGGCGACCAGTGCGAACGCTGCGGCAGCTCCCTCAGCCCTGACGAGCTCATCAACCCCCGTTCCGCCCTCAGCGACGCGGTGCCCGTGAAACGTACCACCAAACACTGGTACATGCCGCTCCAAAATTATGAGCCCTGGCTGAAACAATACATCATTGAAGACCACAAAGAGTGGAAAAATAACGTGTACGGCCAGTGCAAAAGCTGGCTCGACAACGGGCTGCAAAGCCGCGCCATGACCCGCGACAGCAACTGGGGCATCAAGGTGCCGCTGAAAGACGCGGAAGGCAAGGTGCTCTACGTGTGGTTCGACGCCCCCATCGGGTACATTTCCGCCACCAAGGAACTGACCGACCAATGGGCCGATTACTGGTGCAAGGACGATACGCGCCTGATCCATTTCATCGGGAAAGACAACATCGTGTTCCACTGCATCATTTTCCCGGCCATGCTCAAGGCGCACGGCGGGTTTGTGGTGCCAGACAATGTGCCGGCCAACGAATTTCTCAACATCGAAGGCGAAAAAGTGTCCACCTCCCGCAACTGGGCCGTGTGGGTGCACGACTACGTGAAGGATTTCCCCGACCAGCAGGACGTGCTGCGGTACGTGCTCTGCTCCACCGCACCGGAAACGAAAGACAACGACTTCACCTGGAAGGATTTCCAGGACCGCAATAACAACGAGCTGGTGGCTATTTTCGGCAACTTCGTGAACCGCACCATGGTGCTGATGCACAAGCTCTGCGGTGGGAAGGTGCCGCCCATGCACGCCGCCGCCAAAGATGCGGCCGACGACGCCATTTTCGCCATGCTGCAGGAAGCGAAGGTGAAAATCGCCGAGTCCATCGAAAACTTCCGCTTCCGCGACGCCCTGTCAGAAGTGATGAACGTGGCCCGCGAAGGCAACCGTTATTTACAGGAAAAACAGCCCTGGATACTGGCCAAAACACCCGAACTGCAGGCGCAGAACCAGCAGGTGATCGACAACTGCCTGCACGTGTGCCTGCAGCTCACCGCCAACCTCGCCATCTTCATCAATCCCTTCCTGCCGTTCACGGCGCAGAAGATCTGCCACATGCTGAAGGTGGTAGACCGGATGCTGGAGTGGGAGAACGCCGGCAGCATGAAACTCGTGAGCGTGGGGTATTCCCTGCGTGCGCCCGAACTGCTGTTCAAAAAGGTGGAAGACGAGCAGGTGAAAGCCCAGGTAGATAAGTTGCATGCCGGCCTTAAACAGTCGGCCGCCGCACAGCAGGCCGCTGCCACACCGGCCGCGCCCGTGAAAGAAAAGAAAGCCGAGATCCAGTACGACGATTTCGCCAAACTGGAACTGCGCGTAGGCACCATCACACAGGCCGAAAAAGTAGAGAAGGCGGACAAACTGCTGAAACTGACGGTAGACCTCGGCGACGAGCAGCGCACCGTGGTGAGCGGCATCGCCATGCACTATGCGCCTGATGTCATTGTAGGCAAACAGGTCACACTGGTGGCCAACCTCGCCCCGCGTAAAATGCGCGGCATCGAAAGCCAGGGCATGATACTGATGGCGGAAGATAAAGACGGGCGCCTCGTCTTCGTCAATCCTTCCGAAGCCGTAGCCCCCGGCAGCGGCGTCAGCTGA
- a CDS encoding sensor histidine kinase has product MLPLKKIFPVIIALITLSLLGIIYIQYSWITSAALIKKEEKQERMVEAISVVAEEMVVSKKQLRNVLKMDQYKQAGVAGSIFIPEVVKPNVSVSQRFTQPEVRDMLKKAMKDRKLDTVFEFGIVSSGLPQLASPLFGERLLGAAEDSLLYERFISPLFEDINEPATEALIVFVPKSSFAVFKWMGWMIFGGILFTIIIVTAFALTIRTMLGQKKLSEIKSDFINNMTHELKTPLATISLAIDAIGNERVMDNKEKIRYFSGIIKEENRRMNKQVESILQSALMEKEEITLNLQPIDVHQLISSTVENLQLQLAGKNGRVDLQLNAHQPIIKADEVHFSNLIFNLLDNAIKYSKDNLEVRISTSNTRKNLVISIADNGIGMSRDTVSRIFEKFYRAHTGNVHNVKGFGLGLSYVKAIVDAHKGKIRVESILGKGSRFTMEFPQE; this is encoded by the coding sequence ATGTTGCCTTTAAAGAAGATATTTCCTGTCATCATTGCATTGATCACCCTCTCGCTGCTGGGTATCATCTACATTCAATACAGCTGGATCACCAGTGCTGCGCTCATCAAGAAAGAAGAAAAACAGGAACGGATGGTCGAAGCGATCTCCGTTGTTGCGGAAGAAATGGTGGTGAGCAAAAAACAGCTGCGCAACGTGCTGAAAATGGATCAGTACAAACAGGCCGGCGTGGCGGGCTCCATTTTCATTCCCGAAGTAGTGAAGCCCAATGTATCCGTGAGCCAGCGTTTCACCCAACCCGAAGTGCGCGACATGCTGAAGAAAGCGATGAAGGACCGCAAGCTCGATACGGTGTTTGAATTCGGTATCGTCAGCAGCGGCCTCCCGCAACTGGCGTCTCCGCTTTTCGGAGAAAGGCTGCTGGGTGCGGCGGAAGATTCCCTGTTGTATGAGCGTTTCATTTCACCGCTGTTCGAAGACATCAACGAGCCCGCCACCGAGGCCCTCATCGTGTTCGTGCCGAAGAGCAGCTTCGCGGTTTTCAAATGGATGGGCTGGATGATTTTCGGAGGCATCCTGTTTACGATCATCATCGTCACCGCTTTTGCGCTCACTATCCGCACCATGCTGGGGCAGAAAAAGCTCTCCGAAATCAAAAGCGACTTCATCAACAACATGACCCACGAACTGAAAACGCCGCTGGCCACCATTTCGCTGGCCATCGACGCCATCGGCAACGAACGGGTGATGGACAATAAGGAAAAAATCCGTTACTTCTCCGGCATCATCAAGGAAGAGAACCGGCGCATGAACAAACAGGTGGAATCCATCCTGCAATCCGCCCTGATGGAAAAAGAAGAGATCACGCTGAACCTGCAGCCGATCGACGTGCACCAGCTCATTTCCAGCACCGTCGAAAACCTGCAGCTGCAGCTCGCCGGCAAGAACGGCCGGGTAGACCTGCAGCTCAACGCGCATCAGCCCATCATCAAAGCGGATGAAGTGCATTTTTCGAACCTCATTTTCAACCTGCTCGATAACGCGATCAAATACTCGAAAGATAATCTCGAAGTGCGCATCTCCACCAGCAACACCCGCAAGAACCTGGTGATCTCGATTGCGGACAACGGCATCGGCATGAGCCGCGACACGGTGTCGCGCATCTTCGAAAAATTTTACCGCGCGCATACGGGAAACGTGCACAACGTGAAAGGTTTCGGCCTGGGCCTCAGTTATGTGAAAGCCATCGTGGACGCGCACAAGGGCAAAATCAGGGTGGAGAGCATCCTCGGCAAGGGAAGCCGCTTCACCATGGAGTTCCCGCAGGAATAA
- a CDS encoding 3-hydroxyacyl-CoA dehydrogenase/enoyl-CoA hydratase family protein, translated as MQRRINKVAVLGSGVMGSRIACHFAGVGVKVLLLDIVPKEPNDAEKAKGLTTDHPAVRNRIVNEALQAAIKSNPSPLYTKSAAKHITTGNFTDNMKGIADCDWVIEVVVENLDIKKKVFEQVEQFRKPGTLITSNTSGIPIHLMTEGRSDDFKKHFCGTHFFNPPRYLRLLEIIPTPHTDQAVVDFLMHYGDLILGKTTVLCKDTPAFIANRVGVFSIMAIFHIMQQMELGIDEVDALTGPVIGRPKSATFRTADVVGIDTLVKVAKGVEENCPEDEARDIMKIPPFLQKVVDNNWLGDKTGQGFYKKTKGEGGKEILTLDLKTMEYGPKQKAKFASVEAAKPVEDLKQRIKMLAASGDKAGQFYQHFHARLFSYISHRIPEIADDLYKVDDAMKAGFGWEIGAFETWDLLGVEAGIKNITDKGLTVAPWVNEMLAAGVKQFYKVENGKKFYYDLATKAYKPVPGADSFIILENYSSNIIWKNSAANVYDLGDGILGLDWKTKMNSIGGEVLEGLHKAIDLAEKDFRGLVIGNDGANFSAGANVAMIFMLAAEQEYDELDMAIRLFQRSTMRIRYSSIPVIVAPHALTLGGGCEMSLHADKVQAAAETYIGLVELGVGLIPGGGGTKELTLRASDEYEEGRIEMPILQEKYLTIAQAKVSTSAQEGFELGILRPGVDDISYNQSRVIADAKEKAIELANEGYTRPIERTDIKVMGRSALGAMLAGVNGMKFGNYISEHDAKIAQKLAYVMCGGDLSEPTLVSEQYLLDLEREAFLSLCGERKTLERLQSVIKTGKPLRN; from the coding sequence ATGCAAAGAAGGATCAACAAGGTTGCCGTGCTCGGTTCCGGTGTAATGGGCTCAAGAATAGCCTGTCATTTCGCCGGCGTAGGCGTCAAGGTGTTATTGCTCGATATTGTGCCGAAAGAGCCCAACGATGCGGAAAAAGCCAAAGGATTAACGACAGACCATCCGGCCGTGCGCAACAGGATCGTGAACGAAGCGCTGCAGGCGGCGATCAAATCCAATCCCTCGCCCCTGTACACCAAATCCGCCGCCAAACATATCACCACCGGGAACTTTACCGACAACATGAAAGGTATAGCCGACTGCGACTGGGTGATAGAAGTAGTGGTGGAAAACCTCGATATCAAAAAGAAAGTGTTCGAACAGGTGGAGCAGTTCCGCAAACCCGGTACGCTCATCACTTCCAATACGTCCGGCATTCCCATCCACCTGATGACGGAGGGCCGGAGCGACGATTTCAAAAAACATTTCTGCGGCACCCACTTCTTCAACCCGCCGCGTTACCTGCGCCTGCTGGAGATCATTCCCACCCCGCACACCGATCAAGCGGTGGTGGACTTCCTCATGCACTACGGCGACCTCATCCTCGGCAAAACCACCGTGCTCTGTAAAGACACGCCGGCTTTCATCGCCAACCGCGTGGGTGTGTTTTCCATCATGGCCATCTTTCACATCATGCAGCAGATGGAGCTGGGGATAGATGAGGTGGATGCGCTCACCGGCCCTGTCATCGGCCGCCCGAAATCCGCCACCTTCCGCACGGCGGACGTGGTGGGCATCGATACGCTGGTGAAAGTGGCGAAAGGTGTGGAGGAGAATTGTCCGGAGGATGAAGCGCGCGACATCATGAAGATCCCGCCCTTCCTGCAGAAAGTAGTCGACAACAACTGGCTCGGCGATAAGACCGGGCAGGGTTTCTATAAAAAAACAAAAGGCGAGGGCGGCAAGGAAATCCTGACGCTCGACCTGAAAACCATGGAGTACGGCCCCAAACAGAAAGCGAAGTTCGCCAGCGTGGAAGCTGCCAAACCCGTCGAAGACCTGAAGCAGCGCATCAAAATGCTGGCTGCTTCCGGCGATAAAGCGGGGCAGTTCTACCAGCATTTCCATGCCCGCCTGTTTTCGTATATCTCTCACCGTATCCCCGAGATCGCGGACGACCTGTACAAGGTGGACGACGCCATGAAAGCAGGCTTCGGCTGGGAAATCGGCGCGTTCGAAACCTGGGATTTGCTGGGTGTGGAAGCCGGCATCAAGAACATCACCGATAAAGGCCTCACCGTGGCCCCGTGGGTGAACGAAATGCTGGCCGCAGGGGTCAAACAGTTCTACAAGGTGGAGAACGGGAAGAAGTTTTATTACGACCTGGCCACGAAGGCCTACAAGCCCGTGCCCGGCGCGGACAGCTTCATCATCCTCGAAAACTACAGCAGCAATATTATCTGGAAAAACAGCGCCGCCAACGTATATGATCTCGGCGACGGCATTCTCGGCCTCGACTGGAAAACGAAAATGAATTCCATCGGCGGCGAGGTGCTCGAAGGGCTGCACAAAGCCATCGACCTGGCGGAGAAAGACTTCCGCGGGCTGGTGATCGGCAACGACGGGGCCAACTTTTCCGCCGGCGCCAACGTGGCCATGATCTTCATGCTGGCGGCCGAGCAGGAATACGACGAGCTGGACATGGCCATCCGGCTGTTCCAGCGCAGCACCATGCGCATCCGTTATTCCTCCATTCCCGTGATCGTGGCGCCACACGCGCTGACGCTGGGCGGCGGTTGCGAAATGAGCCTGCATGCAGACAAGGTGCAGGCCGCGGCCGAAACCTATATCGGCCTGGTGGAGCTCGGCGTGGGCCTCATCCCCGGCGGGGGCGGCACCAAGGAACTGACGCTGCGCGCTTCCGACGAATACGAAGAAGGCCGCATCGAAATGCCCATCCTCCAGGAAAAATACCTCACCATCGCACAGGCCAAAGTATCCACTTCCGCGCAGGAAGGGTTCGAGCTGGGCATCCTGCGGCCGGGTGTGGACGATATCAGCTATAACCAGAGCCGCGTGATCGCCGACGCCAAGGAAAAAGCCATCGAGCTGGCCAACGAAGGGTATACCCGCCCCATCGAACGGACAGACATCAAGGTGATGGGCCGTTCCGCCCTCGGGGCCATGCTGGCCGGCGTGAACGGGATGAAATTCGGGAACTACATCTCCGAGCACGACGCCAAAATAGCCCAGAAGCTGGCCTACGTAATGTGTGGCGGCGACCTGAGCGAACCTACCCTGGTGAGTGAACAATACCTGCTCGACCTCGAA